GCGGCGGCATAGAAACCGAGGCCGCACTGCATGACCATGAAGCCCATCTGCGCGACGGTGGAGGCCCCCAGCCCGCGCTTCACGTCCGACTGGACCAGGGCGAAGAGGCTGCCGGCCAAAGCGCTGACCGCGCCCAGCAGGAAGACCAGGGTCATGATCTCGCCCTGCGCCGTGAAAGCGGGCGCGAAGCGTGCCAGCAGAATCCCACCGGCATTGACCAGCCCGGCATGCATGAAGGCGGAGACCGGCGTGGGCGCCGTCATCGAGGAGAGCAGCCAGCCGTGGAAAGGAAAGAGGCCGCACTGTATCGCGGCCGCCAGAAGCAGTGGCAGCAGCGCCAAGGCCAGAACCGGACCCGACAGCGTGGGAGCGACCGCCGCGACCGCGAAGATCGAGGTCTCTCCGGTCGCAATCGCCAAGACCGCCAACCCCGTCGCCAGAGCGGCGGAGCCGCCAAGGAACCACAGGCGACATAGGCGTGCCGCCGCCTGCGCTTGCGGCCAAGTCCGGACGTGGCCGATCAGATCGGCCAGCAACAAACCCATCGCAGCCCAGGCCAGCGCGAAGAGCACCAGATGATCGGCGGTGATCAGCAGCAGGACAACCAGGGTCAGGACCGTCAGCCTGGCGAAAAAGGCGCCGATCCGCCCATCGCCATCCATGTACCGCAGGGAGAAGGCGTGAACGATGCCGCTGACGAAGGTCACGGCGATGGCCAGGAGGAGCGCCAGCGCGTCGATCCGCAGCGGGCCGGCGGTCCAGGCCTCGGCGTCCGAGAACCAGAGGCCGAGAGCGGCACAGGAGCTGCCGGCAAACAGCAGCCACACGAAGGAGGTCAGCACCCGAATCATCCGCGACATACCCATCTTACTGCAAGCGATGACGGGCCGAGCCGCCATTGGCTGGCTCTATGGCATAGGCGCGGTCAATGAATGAAACAAATTATACCTATCGTATACATTGAAAAAATCAATTTTTACAAGCATGGCAAGGACGCCGCCCGGCGTCTTCCGGGCGGCGTCCTAGCATGGCGGAGCGACTAAAGCTGTTCGTCGAGGAAGCGGAGAAAGGTCTCCCAGGACGCCAGATCGGCGGCCCCGTCGTAGCGCTCGCCGTCCCAGACCGTGAAGGCGTGGTCGGCGCCGCCATAGATCTCCATGCTGTGGACGACGCCGGCCTCATCCATCCGGGTCGCCAAGTCCGCCACCTCGCTCATCGGCGCGACCGGATCGGCCGAGCCGTGCAGGATCAGAACCGGGGCCGTAACGGCGCCGTAGTCCTGGCCGTCCGGGGTGCCGAGACCACCATGAAAAGAGACGAAGCCCAACGCCTCGGCTCCGCTGCGCGCCAGTTCCAGCGCGGCCGCGCCGCCGAAGCAGTACCCCATGGTGACGAGACGCTCGCCATCCATGCCCTCGCCGAGCAGAGCCTCGATGCCGCCCGTCATCAGTCGGCGCATGCGCTCGCGGTCGGCATAGAGCGCCCCTGTCCGCGCGCGCCTCTCCTCCAGCGTCTCAGGGCGGATCCCGGCGCCGTAGAGGTCGAGCGCGATGGCCGCATAGCCGGCCTCGGCCAGCATCTCGGCCCGGCGTTCTTCATAGGCGCCGAGGCCGTCCCAGTCGTGAATCACGACTACCACCGGCAG
This genomic stretch from Algihabitans albus harbors:
- a CDS encoding proton-conducting transporter transmembrane domain-containing protein; amino-acid sequence: MAARPVIACSKMGMSRMIRVLTSFVWLLFAGSSCAALGLWFSDAEAWTAGPLRIDALALLLAIAVTFVSGIVHAFSLRYMDGDGRIGAFFARLTVLTLVVLLLITADHLVLFALAWAAMGLLLADLIGHVRTWPQAQAAARLCRLWFLGGSAALATGLAVLAIATGETSIFAVAAVAPTLSGPVLALALLPLLLAAAIQCGLFPFHGWLLSSMTAPTPVSAFMHAGLVNAGGILLARFAPAFTAQGEIMTLVFLLGAVSALAGSLFALVQSDVKRGLGASTVAQMGFMVMQCGLGFYAAAMAHLILHGLFKASLFLSAGSAVRRVAPETVKPGLDLAGLAIAVPAALVAGLLFAAVSGKALWPADSGLLLVVFAVLAAAQAALSLKGWSHLSLAKRLVALPLVLGLAALVYGVTVALAEMALSGVPGTTAPQLLGLPELLVAFVFAAAWIAFGAGLHRKSGWLYTRILSAGQPSSVTVTARREAYRA
- a CDS encoding dienelactone hydrolase family protein; this translates as MGSVSRRVAGLSLGAAAFAVVLASTPPAHAQIAGETVAYEIDGERFEGYVARNPALAGDLPVVVVIHDWDGLGAYEERRAEMLAEAGYAAIALDLYGAGIRPETLEERRARTGALYADRERMRRLMTGGIEALLGEGMDGERLVTMGYCFGGAAALELARSGAEALGFVSFHGGLGTPDGQDYGAVTAPVLILHGSADPVAPMSEVADLATRMDEAGVVHSMEIYGGADHAFTVWDGERYDGAADLASWETFLRFLDEQL